Proteins encoded in a region of the Phaenicophaeus curvirostris isolate KB17595 chromosome 20, BPBGC_Pcur_1.0, whole genome shotgun sequence genome:
- the PHPT1 gene encoding 14 kDa phosphohistidine phosphatase codes for MAAAEALEGVADVEIDGDGVFKYVLVRVRAAGGPAKDVVRGHGWAEYHADLYERTAEELARQGLGCECLGGGRLAHRPEERRIHVYGYSVGFGRADHSVTTEKLKAEYPDYEITWADEGY; via the exons ATGGCGGCGGCGGAGGCGCTGGAGGGGGTGGCGGACGTGGAGATCGACGGTGACGGCGTCTTCAAGTACGTGCTGGTGCGCGTGCGCGCGGCCGGCGGGCCCGCGAAGGACGTCGTGCGCGGCCACGGCTGGGCCGAGTACCACG CCGATCTGTACGAGCGGACGGCGGAGGAGCTGGCGCGGCAGGGCCTGGGCTGCGAGTGCCTGGGGGGCGGCCGCCTCGCCCACCGCCCCGAGGAGCGGAGGATCCATGTCTATGGGTACTCGGTG GGCTTTGGGCGAGCGGACCACTCCGTGACTACAGAGAAGTTAAAAGCTGAGTATCCGGACTACGAGATCACCTGGGCGGACGAAGGTTACTGA